From a region of the Phaseolus vulgaris cultivar G19833 chromosome 6, P. vulgaris v2.0, whole genome shotgun sequence genome:
- the LOC137832088 gene encoding protein ENDOSPERM DEFECTIVE 1-like yields MVQVQIMQENNNPDLTAPPPPPPLPHQRRPRVREVSSRFMSPSVQRRPRLEPDSPVDENSETQSSMGCFVSQRKQQRSMKLFKENNNGHEQVPLHPSKSCSGRIGSGNSTPCVSRPGTPTPSVYVSSRYRLSQQHHNPSNHHHHRFANGMASAAEKLMQASGLNQAKPNAACSSDDSGVNCSVQSLPELVDRDMLLQSNLSVGEKIGGSNGGDLKFRHPSPLSRSVNLPSSGTEKQPPSSVSKQHGNGNQLAKSGGLSLPPVPPQSLKPSVDVRRGKKGSGHQEDMHSIRLLYNRYLQWRFANARAHSTTKAQQVESQKALYSQAMTISEMRDSVNKKRIELEFLRRSETLSRILETQIPYLDEWSTMTEEYSVSITEVIQALVNASVQLPVGGNVRVDVREVGDALNSALKMLETMISNIQRFVPKAEEIDVSISELARIAGGERALVGECGDLLSKTYKSQVEECCLRAQQIQLHSFFLQNKNKE; encoded by the exons ATGGTGCAGGTTCAGATCATGCAAGAGAACAACAACCCCGATCTCACAGCCCCTCCGCCGCCTCCTCCGCTTCCCCACCAGCGCCGGCCCAGGGTCCGAGAGGTCAGCTCCCGGTTCATGTCCCCCTCCGTTCAGCGCCGCCCGCGGCTGGAGCCCGATTCCCCCGTCGACGAGAACTCCGAAACCCAGTCTTCAATGGGATGTTTTGTCTCTCAGAGAAAACAACAACGTTCCATGAAGCTTTTCAAAGAGAACAACAACGGACACGAACAGGTTCCACTGCACCCTTCAAAATCTTGTTCTGGCAGAATCGGCAGCGGCAACTCCACACCTTGTGTTTCTAGGCCTGGCACTCCCACTCCCTCGGTTTACGTGTCTTCAAGGTATAGACTCTCGCAACAACACCATAACCCTAGTAACCATCACCATCATAGGTTTGCAAATGGCATGGCCTCTGCTGCTGAGAAATTGATGCAAGCCAGTGGGTTGAATCAGGCCAAACCTAATGCTGCTTGTTCCAGTGATGATTCTGGAGTGAACTGCAGTGTTCAGTCACTTCCTGAATTGGTGGATAGAGATATGTTGCTTCAGTCCAATTTGTCTGTGGGTGAGAAAATTGGGGGTAGCAATGGTGGGGACTTGAAGTTTCGCCACCCTTCCCCTTTGTCGCGGTCGGTCAATTTACCTTCTTCTGGAACTGAGAAGCAGCCTCCTTCTTCAGTCTCCAAGCAGCATGGGAATGGAAATCAGTTAGCTAAGTCAGGGGGGCTTAGTTTGCCTCCTGTTCCTCCTCAGAGTTTAAAGCCATCAGTGGATGTAAGGAGAGGGAAGAAAGGGTCTGGTCATCAGGAAGATATGCATTCCATTAGATTGTTATATAATCGTTATTTGCAATGGAGATTTGCCAATGCCAGAGCGCACTCCACGACCAAGGCTCAGCAAGTAGAAAGCCAG AAAGCACTATATTCCCAAGCAATGACAATATCAGAAATGCGTGATTCTGTAAACAAGAAACGCATAGAGCTGGAGTTTTTACGGAGATCAGAGACTTTGTCAAGAATTCTTGAAACTCAA ATTCCATATCTAGATGAGTGGTCTACTATGACGGAAGAATATTCAGTCTCGATTACTGAGGTAATTCAGGCTTTAGTGAATGCCTCAGTGCAACTTCCAGTTGGTGGGAATGTTAGG GTTGATGTCAGAGAGGTGGGGGATGCTCTGAATTCAGCATTGAAAATGTTGGAAACAATGATTTCCAACATCCAAAGATTCGTGCCGAAG GCAGAAGAAATAGATGTTTCTATTTCAGAATTAGCCAGAATTGCTGGAGGGGAAAGAGCACTTGTTGGAGAATGTGGAGATTTATTGTCAAAGACATATAAATCACAG GTGGAGGAGTGCTGCTTAAGGGCTCAACAAATCCAATTGCATTCATTTTTTCTTCAGAATAAGAACAAAGAATAA